In the genome of Puniceibacterium sp. IMCC21224, one region contains:
- a CDS encoding NAD(P)-dependent oxidoreductase: protein MKITVLGATGSAGRRIVTEALSRGHEVTAVARKGSDDMPDKVTFSIGDAGISEDVAQLAKGQDVVISAVRPSPGQECTVAETTKALLRGMRKSGTRLLVLGGAANLVVPGSDGKTVIENANYLPPEFRHIGQASLDQLEVCRTETEVDWAYLSPSASFNPGKRTGRYRTGKTELLVDSNGKSELSMEDAAVALLDEAENPKHHQVQFTIGY, encoded by the coding sequence ATGAAGATCACCGTTCTTGGAGCGACCGGTAGTGCCGGTCGCCGGATTGTCACCGAAGCCCTGTCGCGAGGTCACGAGGTGACCGCTGTGGCACGCAAAGGCTCAGATGACATGCCGGACAAAGTCACCTTCAGCATCGGTGATGCCGGAATTTCCGAAGATGTCGCTCAATTGGCCAAGGGTCAGGACGTCGTCATCAGCGCAGTTCGGCCCTCTCCGGGCCAAGAATGCACCGTCGCCGAGACAACCAAAGCTCTTCTGCGCGGCATGCGCAAAAGCGGGACCAGATTACTGGTTCTGGGCGGTGCTGCCAACCTCGTTGTGCCGGGCAGCGACGGAAAGACAGTGATCGAGAATGCGAATTATCTGCCGCCGGAATTTCGCCATATCGGTCAGGCCAGTCTCGACCAGTTGGAGGTTTGCCGCACTGAGACGGAGGTGGATTGGGCATACCTCAGCCCCTCAGCGTCGTTCAACCCGGGAAAACGCACCGGTCGCTATCGGACGGGCAAAACCGAGTTGCTGGTCGATTCCAACGGAAAATCGGAACTGTCGATGGAGGATGCCGCTGTGGCACTGCTGGACGAAGCGGAAAATCCGAAACACCACCAAGTGCAATTCACCATTGGATACTGA
- a CDS encoding nuclear transport factor 2 family protein — protein sequence MSRLPFPPFTLQTAVQKARMAEDAWNSRDPEKVSLAYTPDSVWRNRGEFLTGRDAIVGFLTRKWTRELDYRLIKEVWAHDGNRIAVRFAYEWHDDSGNWFRSYGNENWEFDDAGLMARRIASINDRPITEAERLFHWPLGRRPDDHPSLSDLDL from the coding sequence ATGTCCCGTCTACCGTTTCCCCCGTTCACTCTTCAAACCGCGGTGCAGAAAGCTCGCATGGCCGAGGACGCCTGGAATAGTCGCGACCCGGAAAAGGTGTCGTTGGCCTACACCCCCGATAGTGTCTGGCGGAACCGGGGCGAATTCCTGACCGGTCGCGACGCGATCGTTGGTTTCCTGACGCGCAAATGGACGAGGGAACTCGACTATCGCCTGATCAAAGAAGTGTGGGCACATGACGGCAACAGGATTGCGGTGCGGTTCGCCTACGAGTGGCACGACGACAGCGGGAACTGGTTTCGATCTTATGGCAATGAGAATTGGGAGTTCGATGACGCTGGACTGATGGCTCGCCGTATTGCCTCCATCAACGATCGTCCGATCACAGAAGCTGAGCGGCTGTTCCATTGGCCGCTCGGTCGCCGCCCGGACGATCACCCCTCGCTCAGCGACCTCGATCTGTAA
- a CDS encoding IS110 family transposase: MKDTIIGVDLAKRVFQLHGSTTTGHVIFRKKLTREQFRRFMAEHPPCLVVFEACGSASYWAREMAKLGHDAKLIAPQYVRPFVKRQKNDAADAEAIVIAARQPEMRFVFPKTEDQQAKAMLFRGRERLVHQRTELVNALRAVLYEYGHVFPAGIGHLKRIEALFDDPTCDLPILIITECRDLLAQIAEKTGRIDAKTKALKALAAETDTARRLQTMPGVGPITALAVEAFAPDMAQFKSGRDFAAWLGLVPRQHSTGGKARLGRISKAGQTDIRRLLIIGAMTRIMGRARHKVPAESWIGRKLASKPKMLVGIALANRMARAIWAMLRKNEDYRDPTLAAA; the protein is encoded by the coding sequence ATGAAGGATACGATAATCGGGGTGGATTTGGCAAAGCGCGTTTTCCAACTCCACGGTTCGACGACGACTGGACACGTGATTTTCCGCAAGAAGCTAACGCGCGAACAATTTCGGCGGTTCATGGCTGAACATCCCCCCTGCCTGGTGGTGTTTGAGGCCTGCGGCAGCGCCAGCTACTGGGCGCGCGAGATGGCTAAGCTTGGCCATGATGCCAAGCTCATTGCGCCGCAATACGTCCGGCCTTTCGTGAAGCGGCAAAAAAATGATGCGGCTGACGCCGAGGCGATTGTGATCGCCGCGCGCCAGCCTGAGATGCGGTTCGTCTTCCCTAAGACGGAGGATCAGCAAGCCAAGGCGATGTTGTTCCGCGGCCGTGAGCGCCTCGTTCATCAGCGTACCGAACTGGTGAACGCCCTGCGGGCGGTGCTCTATGAGTATGGACATGTGTTTCCTGCCGGTATCGGTCATCTCAAGCGGATCGAAGCGCTGTTTGACGACCCTACCTGCGACCTGCCGATCCTGATCATCACGGAATGCCGTGACCTTCTGGCGCAGATTGCCGAGAAGACTGGCAGGATCGACGCGAAGACGAAAGCTCTGAAGGCGCTGGCCGCAGAGACTGATACGGCGCGCCGTTTGCAAACGATGCCGGGTGTTGGCCCTATAACTGCGCTGGCGGTCGAGGCCTTCGCGCCGGATATGGCTCAGTTCAAATCTGGCCGGGACTTTGCAGCTTGGCTGGGGCTCGTGCCACGTCAGCATTCCACTGGTGGCAAGGCAAGGCTCGGGCGGATATCGAAAGCCGGTCAAACTGATATCAGGCGCCTTCTAATTATCGGCGCGATGACAAGGATCATGGGACGCGCACGACACAAGGTGCCAGCCGAGAGCTGGATCGGGCGGAAATTGGCGAGCAAACCGAAGATGTTGGTCGGGATCGCATTGGCCAACAGGATGGCGCGCGCGATCTGGGCGATGCTGAGAAAAAATGAAGATTACAGAGATCCGACGCTGGCGGCGGCATGA
- a CDS encoding sugar O-acetyltransferase translates to MANERTRFIPRRTAESQAMVAAVKRAWPITTAINRLPYDDADQVRAMLGELLGKQLDSSVVLVPPFYATGGENTRIGLNVFINQNCTMYDLGGIDIGDGVMIGPNVSLISSGHPIAPSQRRAGVTAAPIVIERDVWIAANVTIIAGVTIGENSVVAAGSIVTKDVPANTLVAGNPAKVIRSIAE, encoded by the coding sequence ATGGCGAACGAGCGAACAAGATTTATCCCGCGACGGACTGCTGAATCGCAGGCGATGGTAGCTGCCGTGAAGCGGGCTTGGCCAATCACCACGGCTATAAACCGCCTGCCCTATGACGATGCAGATCAGGTTCGAGCCATGCTCGGCGAGTTGCTTGGCAAGCAATTAGATTCCAGCGTCGTCTTGGTCCCCCCGTTCTATGCGACCGGAGGGGAGAATACCCGGATTGGGCTGAATGTATTCATCAACCAAAACTGTACGATGTACGACCTTGGAGGGATCGATATCGGCGATGGCGTGATGATCGGCCCAAATGTGAGCCTGATATCGTCGGGGCATCCGATCGCTCCGTCTCAGCGAAGGGCCGGTGTGACGGCCGCGCCAATAGTTATTGAGCGTGATGTGTGGATTGCTGCCAACGTCACGATCATCGCAGGCGTGACGATCGGCGAAAACTCAGTCGTCGCGGCCGGCTCGATAGTGACCAAGGACGTTCCGGCGAACACCCTAGTGGCGGGCAACCCAGCTAAAGTTATTCGGTCGATCGCCGAATGA
- a CDS encoding transposase, with protein MRDALNHIRGKVALIRHIAALRPGDIDNPLASAKAAMRALARRWVWLHEEITAHDKELERLVTERAPELMASHGIATLTVAEMLILVGDDPTRIRSEAAFAKLCGVCPIPASSGRTHRFRLNRGGNRQANAALYRVAIVRMRSHEPTLAYVKKRTKDGKSKSEIIRCLKRYIVREIYSQLCVPKLSQIKA; from the coding sequence TTGCGCGACGCACTGAATCATATCCGTGGGAAAGTCGCTCTGATCCGGCACATCGCCGCCCTTCGACCAGGTGATATCGACAACCCACTGGCCTCTGCTAAAGCTGCTATGCGTGCGTTGGCGCGTCGATGGGTGTGGCTGCACGAGGAGATTACTGCCCACGATAAGGAACTTGAACGTCTCGTCACAGAACGCGCACCAGAGTTGATGGCATCTCACGGAATTGCCACATTGACGGTCGCCGAGATGCTGATCCTCGTTGGCGATGATCCAACACGCATCCGATCAGAGGCTGCCTTCGCTAAGCTTTGCGGGGTTTGTCCTATTCCCGCATCAAGTGGGAGAACACATCGGTTCCGACTGAACCGGGGTGGCAATCGCCAGGCCAATGCTGCGCTCTATCGTGTCGCCATTGTCAGAATGCGAAGCCATGAACCGACACTGGCTTATGTCAAGAAACGCACCAAAGACGGGAAGAGCAAAAGCGAGATTATTCGTTGCCTGAAACGCTACATCGTCCGCGAAATCTATAGCCAGCTTTGCGTCCCAAAATTGTCCCAGATCAAGGCTTGA
- the istA gene encoding IS21 family transposase, which produces MSQREAARHFNISRDSVAKMMAFSVPPGYRRKAPVKRPKLDAFTGIIDGWLDGDREVPRKQRHTAKRVFERLRDEHAFTGGYTIVKDYMRQRERRGREMFVPLAHPPGHAQADFGEAVVVICGIEQKAHFFVMDLPHSDACYVRAYPAATAEAWVDGHVHAFAFFGKVPVSVLYDNDRCLVAKILPDGSRQRATLFSGFLSHYLFRDRYGRPGKGNDKGNAEGLVGYSRRNFMVPIPRFATWDAFNDYLETQCLKRQADVLRGQSETIGQRLERDLAAMSDLPVAPFDACDQTTGRVSSQALVRYKTNDYSVPVAYGHRDVWIRGYVDVVVIGCGGEVIARHPRCYDREDMVFDPRHYLPLIEQKINALDQAAPLAEWDLPSEFATLRRLMEARMIKAGRREYVQVLRLLETFDIDDLHAAVKKALQLGAVGFDAVKHLVLCHVEKRPPKLDLDVYPYLPRANVETTSAASYMSLMSEDAA; this is translated from the coding sequence ATGAGCCAGCGTGAGGCGGCGCGGCATTTCAACATCTCGCGCGATAGCGTAGCCAAGATGATGGCGTTTTCGGTTCCACCTGGATATCGGCGGAAGGCGCCGGTCAAGCGACCGAAGCTGGATGCCTTCACCGGGATCATCGACGGTTGGCTGGACGGCGATCGGGAGGTCCCTCGCAAGCAGCGGCACACGGCGAAGCGGGTGTTCGAGCGGCTCCGCGACGAGCATGCCTTCACCGGGGGCTACACGATCGTGAAGGATTACATGCGACAGCGCGAACGGCGCGGCCGCGAGATGTTCGTGCCGCTGGCGCATCCGCCCGGTCATGCCCAGGCCGACTTTGGCGAGGCGGTGGTCGTCATCTGCGGCATCGAGCAGAAGGCGCATTTCTTTGTCATGGATCTGCCGCACAGCGACGCCTGCTATGTCCGTGCCTATCCGGCGGCCACTGCCGAAGCCTGGGTTGATGGCCACGTCCACGCCTTCGCGTTCTTCGGCAAGGTGCCGGTGTCGGTGCTCTACGACAACGACCGCTGTTTGGTTGCGAAGATCCTGCCGGACGGGTCACGTCAGAGGGCTACGCTGTTCAGCGGGTTCCTGTCACATTACCTGTTCCGTGACCGCTACGGGCGACCCGGCAAGGGAAATGACAAGGGCAATGCGGAAGGCCTGGTCGGTTACTCGCGCCGCAACTTCATGGTGCCAATCCCGCGGTTCGCGACCTGGGACGCGTTCAACGATTACCTGGAGACACAGTGTCTCAAACGTCAGGCGGATGTCTTGCGAGGTCAGTCCGAGACGATTGGCCAACGCCTCGAGCGGGATCTGGCCGCGATGTCCGACCTGCCTGTGGCGCCGTTCGATGCCTGCGATCAGACAACCGGACGGGTCAGTTCGCAGGCGTTGGTGCGCTACAAAACCAATGATTACTCGGTCCCGGTTGCCTACGGCCATCGTGACGTCTGGATCAGGGGCTATGTCGACGTGGTCGTGATCGGCTGCGGCGGCGAGGTCATCGCACGTCATCCGCGCTGCTACGACCGCGAGGACATGGTCTTCGATCCGCGGCATTACCTTCCGCTGATCGAGCAGAAGATCAACGCTCTCGACCAGGCGGCTCCCTTGGCAGAATGGGACCTGCCGTCGGAGTTCGCGACCCTGCGCCGCTTGATGGAAGCGCGCATGATCAAAGCCGGACGCCGGGAATATGTGCAGGTGCTGCGCCTGCTCGAGACCTTCGACATCGACGATCTGCATGCCGCCGTGAAGAAGGCTCTGCAACTGGGCGCGGTCGGCTTTGATGCCGTCAAGCACCTTGTCCTCTGCCACGTCGAGAAACGGCCGCCGAAGTTGGATCTCGATGTTTACCCATACCTGCCGCGGGCGAACGTCGAGACCACATCCGCGGCCAGCTATATGTCCCTGATGTCAGAGGATGCAGCATGA
- a CDS encoding LysR family transcriptional regulator, with product MLNLHQIACFVTVAETEHVGQAAARLNMSASPLSRQIAGLEARLGFALFERRRQRLRLTAEGRMFLDEARALLDHGARIEAGIAMRAHGADAPITIGYVEAAVHTGVLPGALRHLTGCYPRAAITLRAMRSGEQVQALREQAIDLAFIHTPSDDDNDLIGAHICNDPLLLAIPAADPLARHTTVRPEDLDGRIWITAPRRANTDARAEFLTACVAAGFMPDIRHEADDLITRLGLVGAGLGLAMVQDSLRHVVGPDVVLTPLPWFPLSVPVHVLRRVSDERAVTDLIYAAASAMRRSA from the coding sequence ATGCTCAACCTCCACCAAATCGCCTGCTTCGTCACGGTGGCCGAAACCGAACATGTCGGGCAGGCTGCGGCCAGACTCAACATGTCGGCCTCGCCGCTCAGCCGCCAGATTGCCGGCCTGGAGGCAAGACTGGGGTTCGCGCTGTTCGAGCGTCGCCGTCAGCGGCTTCGGTTGACCGCAGAGGGTCGGATGTTCCTGGACGAAGCCCGCGCCTTGCTCGATCATGGCGCCCGTATCGAGGCCGGGATCGCGATGCGCGCGCACGGCGCCGATGCTCCGATCACGATCGGCTATGTCGAGGCGGCGGTGCATACCGGCGTTTTGCCCGGCGCGCTGCGGCATCTGACAGGTTGCTATCCGCGCGCCGCGATCACGCTGCGGGCGATGCGCAGTGGGGAGCAGGTCCAGGCGTTGCGTGAACAAGCGATCGATCTGGCGTTCATCCACACTCCGTCTGACGACGATAATGACCTGATCGGCGCCCATATCTGCAACGACCCTTTACTCTTGGCGATCCCCGCAGCCGATCCGCTGGCGCGTCACACGACGGTCCGGCCGGAGGATCTTGACGGACGTATCTGGATCACCGCCCCGCGCCGAGCCAATACCGATGCGCGCGCCGAATTCCTCACCGCCTGCGTCGCAGCGGGGTTCATGCCTGACATCCGACACGAGGCGGACGATCTGATCACGCGACTTGGCCTTGTCGGAGCCGGGCTGGGATTGGCGATGGTGCAGGACAGTCTTCGGCATGTCGTCGGTCCCGATGTCGTGCTGACTCCACTGCCGTGGTTTCCGCTGTCGGTGCCAGTTCATGTCTTGCGCCGCGTTTCGGACGAACGCGCAGTGACTGATCTGATCTACGCGGCGGCATCGGCGATGCGGCGTTCAGCGTGA
- the istB gene encoding IS21-like element helper ATPase IstB, with protein sequence MTVPPKILLADHLKTLKLPTFLREYDKLARQCAAEGLDHVQFLARLVELELIDRERRMIERRIKAAKFPATKSLDSFDFKAIPKLNKMQVLELARCEWIDRRENVIALGPSGTGKTHVALGLGLAACQKGLPVSFITAAALVNELMEARDERRLLRLQKQLAAVKLLIIDELGFVPLSKTGAELLFELISQRYERGSTLITSNLPFDEWTETFGTERLTGALLDRLTHHVNILEMNGESYRLSQSRARKAQAAT encoded by the coding sequence ATGACCGTGCCCCCGAAGATCCTGCTTGCGGATCATCTGAAGACGCTGAAGCTGCCGACTTTCCTGCGGGAATATGACAAACTCGCCCGCCAATGCGCCGCCGAGGGGCTGGATCATGTCCAGTTCCTGGCGCGTCTGGTCGAGCTGGAATTGATCGACCGCGAGCGGCGGATGATCGAGCGGCGTATCAAGGCCGCGAAGTTCCCGGCAACCAAGAGCTTGGACAGCTTCGACTTCAAGGCGATCCCGAAGCTCAACAAGATGCAGGTGCTGGAACTCGCCCGCTGCGAATGGATCGACCGACGCGAGAACGTCATCGCCTTGGGGCCCAGTGGAACCGGCAAGACCCATGTTGCCCTCGGGCTGGGGCTGGCCGCCTGCCAGAAGGGGCTGCCTGTCAGCTTTATCACCGCCGCCGCGCTGGTCAACGAGTTGATGGAAGCCCGCGACGAACGTCGGCTGCTACGGCTGCAAAAGCAGCTGGCTGCCGTAAAATTGCTCATCATCGACGAACTGGGCTTCGTGCCGCTCTCCAAGACCGGCGCCGAGCTCTTGTTCGAACTGATCTCGCAGCGCTATGAGCGCGGCTCCACGCTGATCACCAGCAACCTGCCCTTCGACGAATGGACCGAAACCTTCGGCACCGAGCGCCTGACCGGCGCCCTTCTCGACAGGCTGACACACCACGTCAACATTCTCGAGATGAACGGCGAAAGCTATCGCCTCAGCCAAAGCCGCGCCCGAAAGGCCCAAGCCGCCACCTGA
- a CDS encoding IS256 family transposase, translated as MTISKELLDELLKGCERPEDLLGDAGPMKELKIMLMERMLGAELTAHLGYEDGKDAPADQSNRRNGTSSKRLKGQDGEVPIAVPRDCDGSFEPELVKKGQTRIDGMDDKIIGLYAAGLTVRDIHAHLEDVYGLQVSPDLISRVTDAVLDEVRDWQSRALDRMYPIVIFDALRVKIRDADSRMVKNKAVYVALGVNRDGMREVLGLWIADNEGAKFWLSVMTELKNRGVQDILIAVVDGLKGFPDAITAGFPDTAVQTCIVHLVRHSLNFRAWKDRKEVAADLRRIYSAPTADQAGVALDAFEEKWAGKYASIAPAWRRAWQEVIPFFVFDPAIRKIIYTKNAIESLNRVIRKSIKTRGSFPTEDAATKLISLAIRNFEKGGRNVREWFAARNHFAIMFEDRFNA; from the coding sequence ATGACGATTTCGAAGGAACTGCTGGACGAACTACTGAAGGGCTGCGAGCGGCCTGAAGATCTGCTTGGCGATGCCGGGCCGATGAAAGAGCTCAAGATCATGCTGATGGAGCGGATGCTGGGTGCCGAGCTGACCGCGCACCTGGGCTATGAAGATGGCAAAGATGCTCCGGCCGATCAGTCCAACCGGCGCAACGGCACATCCTCCAAGCGGCTGAAAGGGCAGGACGGCGAGGTGCCGATTGCCGTGCCGCGCGACTGCGACGGCAGCTTCGAGCCTGAGCTGGTGAAGAAGGGCCAAACCCGGATCGACGGGATGGATGACAAGATCATCGGTCTCTATGCCGCCGGCCTGACGGTGCGTGACATCCACGCCCACCTTGAGGATGTCTATGGCCTGCAAGTGTCGCCCGACCTGATCAGCCGCGTCACAGATGCCGTTCTGGACGAGGTCCGGGACTGGCAGAGCCGCGCGCTGGACCGGATGTATCCCATCGTCATTTTCGACGCTCTGCGGGTCAAGATCCGCGACGCTGACAGCCGCATGGTCAAGAACAAGGCAGTCTATGTCGCTCTCGGCGTCAACAGGGATGGCATGCGCGAGGTTCTGGGCCTGTGGATCGCCGACAACGAGGGTGCCAAGTTCTGGCTCTCGGTGATGACGGAACTGAAGAACCGCGGGGTGCAGGACATCCTGATCGCGGTCGTGGATGGTCTCAAGGGCTTCCCTGACGCCATTACCGCAGGCTTCCCGGACACGGCCGTGCAAACCTGCATTGTCCACCTCGTGCGCCACTCGCTGAACTTCCGCGCTTGGAAGGATCGCAAGGAGGTGGCTGCTGATCTGCGTCGGATTTACAGCGCCCCGACCGCCGATCAGGCGGGCGTCGCGTTGGATGCTTTCGAGGAGAAGTGGGCCGGGAAATATGCCTCCATCGCACCGGCATGGCGCAGGGCCTGGCAGGAGGTGATCCCGTTCTTCGTCTTCGATCCGGCCATCCGCAAGATCATCTACACCAAAAATGCCATCGAGAGCCTGAACCGGGTGATCCGCAAGTCCATCAAGACGCGCGGATCGTTCCCCACCGAGGACGCCGCCACAAAGCTGATCTCTCTGGCAATCCGCAACTTCGAGAAAGGAGGACGAAATGTTCGAGAATGGTTTGCCGCACGCAACCATTTCGCCATAATGTTCGAGGATCGCTTCAATGCGTGA
- a CDS encoding TetR/AcrR family transcriptional regulator, whose protein sequence is MQRVLTSRADALPKLAEAFREHGFEGASLSMLSNATGLGKGSLYNFFPGGKEEMMAAVLADIDQWFAEAIFSPLEQNGDPSAAITSMMGDVTTYFRSGNRVCLIGWVGLGASCEAFTHQVKGYFARWISSLAHCLEQGQVPALLAVQLAEETVSGIQGAIILSRALGEEAAFSRIIGRCEANLLDAVVRYSK, encoded by the coding sequence ATGCAACGCGTTCTGACCAGCCGTGCCGACGCCCTGCCGAAGCTGGCGGAGGCTTTCCGCGAGCATGGTTTTGAGGGAGCGAGCCTGTCGATGCTCTCTAATGCGACAGGCTTGGGTAAGGGAAGCCTTTACAACTTCTTCCCCGGCGGAAAGGAGGAGATGATGGCCGCGGTCCTTGCCGACATCGACCAGTGGTTCGCCGAGGCGATTTTCTCGCCGTTGGAGCAAAATGGCGATCCGTCGGCAGCGATCACTTCCATGATGGGAGATGTGACGACGTACTTCCGGTCTGGAAACAGGGTCTGCCTGATCGGGTGGGTTGGTCTTGGCGCGTCCTGCGAAGCTTTTACGCATCAGGTAAAGGGCTACTTTGCCCGCTGGATATCATCGCTGGCCCACTGTCTCGAACAAGGCCAAGTCCCGGCATTGCTCGCCGTCCAACTCGCGGAAGAAACGGTGTCTGGCATCCAGGGAGCGATCATTCTGTCCCGCGCGCTCGGCGAAGAAGCGGCGTTCTCCCGGATTATCGGTCGCTGTGAGGCCAACTTGCTCGATGCGGTAGTCCGCTACAGCAAATGA
- a CDS encoding alpha/beta fold hydrolase, giving the protein MLLAFSFTLFACKGDAADRQNNAVSAPHKSGIIHANGIDIAYQIDGPVDGMPLVFIVGLGGQMSNGLDATTAALVERGFRVVRFDNRDAGRSTHFSSAGAPPPLPDVIATMQAGQKSPVAYTILDMARDTIGLMDALGIQKAHIVGGSMGGMIAQTLVANFPDRAISLTSVSSTSVNPAIPYGPALAGMMSATTPAKTPQEQLDRQVAQFQAIEGSQYKEDPAILRARIRAQMSRSDDAFANARQNMAIIPYADRRAWLKTIKVPTLVIQGTDDPLYPPAHAQDQVANIPGAKLELIAGMGHTLPDALAGQFADLVAVHARAAEGKP; this is encoded by the coding sequence TTGCTGCTGGCGTTCTCGTTCACGCTATTCGCCTGTAAGGGCGATGCCGCAGACAGGCAGAACAACGCAGTCTCCGCGCCGCACAAGTCGGGCATCATCCACGCTAACGGCATCGATATTGCCTACCAGATCGACGGCCCAGTCGACGGCATGCCGTTGGTCTTCATTGTCGGTCTGGGCGGCCAGATGAGCAACGGCTTGGACGCGACGACCGCGGCGCTAGTCGAACGTGGCTTCCGCGTGGTCCGCTTCGACAATCGTGACGCGGGCCGCTCGACCCACTTCAGCAGTGCCGGTGCCCCGCCACCGCTGCCCGACGTCATTGCCACGATGCAGGCGGGGCAGAAGTCACCAGTCGCCTATACAATCCTGGACATGGCGCGGGACACCATCGGTTTGATGGATGCCCTTGGGATTCAAAAGGCACATATTGTTGGCGGATCGATGGGCGGCATGATCGCGCAAACGCTCGTCGCGAATTTTCCGGATCGCGCGATCTCGTTGACGTCGGTCAGTTCGACGTCGGTCAATCCCGCGATTCCTTACGGCCCCGCGCTCGCCGGGATGATGTCGGCGACCACGCCGGCGAAGACTCCGCAAGAGCAACTCGATCGTCAGGTCGCCCAGTTTCAGGCGATCGAGGGTAGCCAGTACAAAGAAGACCCCGCCATCCTACGCGCCAGAATCAGGGCCCAGATGAGCCGGTCGGACGACGCGTTCGCAAATGCACGACAAAATATGGCGATCATACCGTACGCCGACCGGCGGGCTTGGCTAAAAACGATCAAGGTGCCCACCCTTGTGATTCAGGGCACGGACGATCCCCTATATCCGCCAGCACACGCACAAGACCAAGTCGCCAATATTCCAGGGGCAAAACTCGAGTTGATCGCCGGTATGGGTCACACTTTGCCAGACGCCTTGGCCGGTCAATTTGCCGATCTGGTAGCAGTGCATGCCCGTGCCGCAGAGGGCAAGCCATGA
- a CDS encoding EamA family transporter yields the protein MRILKTAHRLPFGTGWLTPVLCLLGGGALLGLSTNLAKYAGDVGLAPLAFLIWSITGAAILLLLIALLRNDPPPLNMGSLRYYTIAALVSVAGSNLIFFSTIPHIGAGFVALIIALPPLLTYLGALAIGIERFQALRALGVAAALAGAGILAIRKLSAPDADVLWILLALCGPVLLAVGNIYRTLHWPRDASPEALAPGMLVAASIMLGMTGLLPGFTLAVPMGDAMPFLLIAAQVLVFSGQFLLLFLLQKTAGPVLLSLLGSVGAVVGVPIAVLLQNEAVPDGLLPGAFLIALGVALVTWGGMKAATARKGVKS from the coding sequence GAAGACGGCTCACAGACTTCCATTCGGCACAGGCTGGCTGACCCCGGTGCTTTGTCTTCTGGGCGGAGGAGCGCTCCTCGGGCTTTCCACCAATCTGGCAAAATATGCGGGCGACGTTGGATTGGCACCGCTGGCCTTCCTGATCTGGTCTATTACCGGGGCCGCAATCCTTTTGCTGCTTATTGCCCTGCTGCGGAATGATCCGCCGCCTCTCAACATGGGCAGTCTGAGGTATTACACCATTGCCGCTTTGGTCAGTGTGGCCGGGTCGAACCTGATCTTCTTCTCGACCATCCCCCATATTGGCGCTGGGTTCGTCGCCCTGATCATCGCCCTGCCGCCGCTCTTGACCTATCTCGGGGCGCTGGCGATCGGGATCGAACGGTTTCAGGCTCTGCGCGCTCTTGGCGTTGCGGCGGCACTTGCTGGCGCGGGCATCCTGGCGATCCGCAAGTTGTCTGCGCCGGACGCCGATGTTCTCTGGATTCTGCTGGCACTCTGCGGGCCGGTGCTACTGGCGGTCGGCAACATCTATCGCACATTGCACTGGCCGCGCGATGCGTCCCCCGAAGCATTGGCACCGGGGATGTTGGTAGCGGCCTCGATCATGCTGGGAATGACAGGTTTGCTTCCCGGCTTCACGCTCGCCGTGCCAATGGGCGATGCTATGCCATTTCTCCTGATTGCCGCGCAGGTACTGGTTTTCTCGGGACAATTCCTACTGCTGTTCCTGCTGCAGAAGACCGCCGGACCGGTTCTGCTGAGCCTGCTCGGATCGGTCGGCGCGGTTGTTGGCGTTCCTATCGCGGTATTGTTACAAAACGAAGCTGTGCCAGACGGTCTGTTGCCGGGCGCCTTCCTGATTGCTCTCGGTGTTGCTCTTGTCACATGGGGCGGGATGAAGGCAGCGACTGCACGCAAAGGCGTAAAATCGTGA